The following nucleotide sequence is from Luteitalea sp..
ATCGGCGAGGAGCTCGTCTGGCCGCTCAGCTGCGAGCTGTACCTGCCGCAGGAGTGGTGCACCGATGCCGCACGACGCAGCAAAGCGCGGATTCCGCCGGCCGTGCGCTTTCGCGAAAAATGGCGCATCGCCTTGGCGCATGTCCGGCACGTGCTCAAAGCGGGCATCGCGATCACCGCCGTGGTCGCCGATGCCGACTACGGCTCGAAGGCGCCCTTTCGCCGGGGGCTCGAACGGCTCGGGCTGCGGTACGGCGTCGCGATTCAAAGCGTGGTGACGCTGTGGACCGCCGGCGTGCGCCGGCCGCAGTCGGCGGCCGCGCTGGCGGCGGCCATCCCCGAGGCCGCCTGGCAGCGGGTCTCGTGGGCCACCGGCACGAAGGGCGACCTGGCCGCACGCTTCGCCGCCCTGCGCGTCCGGCCCGCCAAGAGCCGCGGCGAGCGGTGGTTGCTCTGCGAGCGCTCGCTGGCCGACGACGAGCGGAAATATTACCTGCTGAACCTCGACCCCAGCGCCACGTTGCGCGATCTGGTGACCGTCGTTCGCAGCCGGTGGCCGATCGAGCAACAGTATCGCGAACTCAAAGATGAACTCGGCATTGACCATTTCGAAGGCCGCACCTATCGTGGCTGGACCCATCACACGGTCCTCACCGCGATCGCCTTCACGTTTCTCCAACGCGAGCGCCACCGCATCGACGATGCGCCGCGCCCCACCTTGCCGCACGTCCGGCTTTGGGTGCGCGAGGTCATGGCGGTGCTCTACATCGTTCATAACCGTAAGTTGTTGCATCTCATCGCCAACTTCCAGCGGAATCCTCCGCTGAGAAGGTGACAAAGTAGTGCTAATGGCCAAGTGGGAAGAAGGGTGGACCGCGTTGTTCCAGGCCCTCGAGGGTTTAACAGAT
It contains:
- a CDS encoding IS701 family transposase, which translates into the protein MGEELVWPLSCELYLPQEWCTDAARRSKARIPPAVRFREKWRIALAHVRHVLKAGIAITAVVADADYGSKAPFRRGLERLGLRYGVAIQSVVTLWTAGVRRPQSAAALAAAIPEAAWQRVSWATGTKGDLAARFAALRVRPAKSRGERWLLCERSLADDERKYYLLNLDPSATLRDLVTVVRSRWPIEQQYRELKDELGIDHFEGRTYRGWTHHTVLTAIAFTFLQRERHRIDDAPRPTLPHVRLWVREVMAVLYIVHNRKLLHLIANFQRNPPLRR